In one window of Pseudorasbora parva isolate DD20220531a chromosome 7, ASM2467924v1, whole genome shotgun sequence DNA:
- the pnisr gene encoding arginine/serine-rich protein PNISR isoform X1, which yields MWDQGGQPWPQWPLGSQQQWMQSFQHQQDPGQVDWAALAQAWIAQKESTGGVPDQPGIQPNGQEMQNMEPPAHNNHSAFPGDTNFGRGWQPEWGMHSQPPPPPPPEQTWIPPGQGPMDVVNPSEDSNSQDSLDFPRDPHHGGFPQNSHGFGGQPEPYPIGPVGVNQFDYQHGAAPTGAAYGPPSTGFHPPYWPEGPQNRRDRLPAFRPERPRSPNQMGIKPETPTLDAVKRRTLPAWIREGLEKMDREKQKKLEKERMEKERAEMAINERDSDIVEEEGDGPRLPRKSKFDSDDEDGEDGAGEDGELGRRLEFGGRSSPPVQEDQSEPEMTEEEREFQLMVMTKTLLTEVLLEVTNEEISQVAKEAHRKATKAPAKQLAQSNALASLTGLGGLGEYGSDESEDEERSAKGSDSSDTDDEELQHRIRQKQDAFRRKEREEQQLQERLALEVQTIKEDLASDRVSRERAGYEEQTDSKHKQEVREREAEPTVERRRSRSDAEVSEVKRTSKEHTGRNGGSASPSPSERRSRTSSSSSSSSRSSSSSSSSSRSSSRSSSPRRKRRRSRSTSRGTRRRSRSRSSRRHHSERDKGRDRRRSSRTHSTERSSRHRKRSHSRQRRSSRGRRSRSKASRSRSRERRRSRDRRRSRSRSTSRNRRKQKASSKDRDRRKERSRSHEKEKKKKEKEVDKKKDKQKGKEKEVEGSSARDEEDDGKSKRRKESERTDSHSERFSRQDSKSSRKGSAKASKKYSDSESSRSRSPSPEVSKEKKSKKSKRSRSRSTERSHKSGKKASRKHKSKSRSRSPSPSRRKR from the exons CCCGACCAGCCAGGGATTCAGCCCAATGGCCAGGAGATGCAGAACATGGAACCTCCAGCCCATAATAACCATAGTGCCTTTCCAGGCGATACTAATTTTGGCAGGGGTTGGCAACCAG AGTGGGGAATGCATAGCCAGCCGCCGCCGCCTCCCCCTCCAGAACAAACATGGATTCCTCCTGGCCAAGGACCGATGGATGTGGTCAACCCATCTGAAGACAGTAACAGTCAAGATAGTTTGGATTTTCCTAGAGACCCACACCATGGGGGCTTTCCTCAAAACAGTCATGGGTTTGGGGGTCAGCCTGAGCCTTACCCTATTGGCCCAGTTGGTGTCAATCAATTTGATTATCAG CATGGAGCAGCCCCAACAGGGGCAGCATATGGACCGCCGTCCACTGGGTTTCATCCACCTTATTGGCCTGAAGGACCGCAAAACAGAAGAGACCGGCTTCCAGCCTTCAGACCAGAACGGCCCAGATCCCCCAACCAGATGGGAATAAAACCAGAGACGCCTACTCTTG ACGCTGTTAAACGGAGGACCTTACCAGCATGGATTCGAGAAGGCCTGGAAAAGATGGATCGTGAGAAACAGAAAAAGTTGGAGAAGGAGAGGATGGAGAAAGAGCGTGCTGAAATGGCAATTAATGAAAGGGATAGCGATATTGTAGAGGAGGAAGGTGATGGGCCTCGGTTGCCACGCAAGAGCAAATTT gacagtgatgatgaggATGGTGAAGATGGTGCCGGCGAGGATGGCGAATTGGGGAGGAGGCTGGAGTTTGGCGGTAGAAGTTCTCCTCCTGTTCAAGAAGACCAAAGCGAACCAGAAATGACAGAAGAGGAGAGAGAGTTTCAGCTG ATGGTGATGACTAAAACTCTTCTCACCGAAGTCCTCCTTGAAGTCACAAATGAGGAGATATCCCAAGTGGCTAAAGAGGCTCATCGCAAAGCCACTAAAG CTCCTGCAAAACAGCTGGCACAGTCAAATGCACTGGCTTCTCTAACCGGCCTTG GAGGGCTGGGTGAGTACGGCTCGGACGAGAGTGAGGATGAGGAGCGGAGCGCAAAGGGGTCTGATTCATCAGACACAGATGATGAGGAGCTGCAGCACCGCATTCGCCAGAAACAGGATGCCTTCCGTCGCAAAGAGAGGGAGGAGCAGCAGCTGCAGGAGAGGCTGGCACTGGAGGTACAGACTATAAAAG aagatttggcatcGGACAGAGTGAGCAGAGAGAGGGCAGGTTATGAGGAGCAGACAGATTCTAAACACAAACAGGAAGTTAGGGAAAGGGAGGCGGAGCCTACAGTAGAGCGACGTAGGTCGCGTAGTGATGCTGAGGTCAGTGAGGTCAAACGGACAAGCAAAGAGCACACAGGGCGTAACGGAGGAAGTGCCAGCCCCTCGCCCAGTGAGCGACGTAGCCGTACCTCCAGCTCTAGCTCTTCCAGCAGCCGGTCATCCTCATCTTCCTCATCCTCCTCTCGCAGCTCCTCACGCTCCTCTTCTCCTAGAAGGAAAAGGCGACGCAGCCGCTCCACCTCTCGTGGGACTCGCAGGCGCAGCCGAAGTCGTAGCTCTCGCAGGCATCACTCAGAGCGCGACAAGGGTAGAGACAGGAGGCGGAGCAGCCGCACGCACAGCACTGAACGTTCCTCTCGACACAGGAAGCGCAGCCATTCGCGGCAGCGCAGATCCAGCAGGGGTCGCAGGAGTCGGTCCAAAGCCAGTCGCAGCCGCAGCAGAGAGAGGCGGCGCAGCAGGGACCGCAGGCGCAGCCGCAGTCGTAGTACGAGCCGCAACAGGCGGAAACAGAAAGCCTCCAGCAAGGACAGAGACAGGAGGAAAGAGAGGAGCCGGAGCCATGAaaaggagaagaagaaaaaagagaagGAAGTAGATAAAAAGAAAGACAAGCAGAAGGGCAAGGAAAAAGAGGTCGAGGGCAGTTCAGCAAGGGATGAGGAAGACGATGGCAAATCAAAGCGGAGAAAGGAGAGCGAGAGGACTGACTCTCACAGTGAGAGGTTTTCCCGGCAAGACAGCAAATCTAGCAGGAAAGGCTCCGCCAAAGCTAGCAAGAAGTATTCCGATTCAGAGTCCAGCAGGAGCAGGTCCCCTTCCCCTGAGGTTAGCAAAGAAAAAAAGTCTAAGAAATCAAAACGTAGTCGATCAAGGTCAACGGAAAGATCTCACAAGTCTGGTAAGAAGGCAAGCCGCAAACACAAGTCTAAGTCACGATCAAG GTCTCCGTCTCCCAGCCGTCGCAAGCGTTGA
- the pnisr gene encoding arginine/serine-rich protein PNISR isoform X2 has translation MWDQGGQPWPQWPLGSQQQWMQSFQHQQDPGQVDWAALAQAWIAQKESTGGVPDQPGIQPNGQEMQNMEPPAHNNHSAFPGDTNFGRGWQPEWGMHSQPPPPPPPEQTWIPPGQGPMDVVNPSEDSNSQDSLDFPRDPHHGGFPQNSHGFGGQPEPYPIGPVGVNQFDYQHGAAPTGAAYGPPSTGFHPPYWPEGPQNRRDRLPAFRPERPRSPNQMGIKPETPTLDAVKRRTLPAWIREGLEKMDREKQKKLEKERMEKERAEMAINERDSDIVEEEGDGPRLPRKSKFDSDDEDGEDGAGEDGELGRRLEFGGRSSPPVQEDQSEPEMTEEEREFQLMVMTKTLLTEVLLEVTNEEISQVAKEAHRKATKAPAKQLAQSNALASLTGLGGLGEYGSDESEDEERSAKGSDSSDTDDEELQHRIRQKQDAFRRKEREEQQLQERLALEVQTIKDLASDRVSRERAGYEEQTDSKHKQEVREREAEPTVERRRSRSDAEVSEVKRTSKEHTGRNGGSASPSPSERRSRTSSSSSSSSRSSSSSSSSSRSSSRSSSPRRKRRRSRSTSRGTRRRSRSRSSRRHHSERDKGRDRRRSSRTHSTERSSRHRKRSHSRQRRSSRGRRSRSKASRSRSRERRRSRDRRRSRSRSTSRNRRKQKASSKDRDRRKERSRSHEKEKKKKEKEVDKKKDKQKGKEKEVEGSSARDEEDDGKSKRRKESERTDSHSERFSRQDSKSSRKGSAKASKKYSDSESSRSRSPSPEVSKEKKSKKSKRSRSRSTERSHKSGKKASRKHKSKSRSRSPSPSRRKR, from the exons CCCGACCAGCCAGGGATTCAGCCCAATGGCCAGGAGATGCAGAACATGGAACCTCCAGCCCATAATAACCATAGTGCCTTTCCAGGCGATACTAATTTTGGCAGGGGTTGGCAACCAG AGTGGGGAATGCATAGCCAGCCGCCGCCGCCTCCCCCTCCAGAACAAACATGGATTCCTCCTGGCCAAGGACCGATGGATGTGGTCAACCCATCTGAAGACAGTAACAGTCAAGATAGTTTGGATTTTCCTAGAGACCCACACCATGGGGGCTTTCCTCAAAACAGTCATGGGTTTGGGGGTCAGCCTGAGCCTTACCCTATTGGCCCAGTTGGTGTCAATCAATTTGATTATCAG CATGGAGCAGCCCCAACAGGGGCAGCATATGGACCGCCGTCCACTGGGTTTCATCCACCTTATTGGCCTGAAGGACCGCAAAACAGAAGAGACCGGCTTCCAGCCTTCAGACCAGAACGGCCCAGATCCCCCAACCAGATGGGAATAAAACCAGAGACGCCTACTCTTG ACGCTGTTAAACGGAGGACCTTACCAGCATGGATTCGAGAAGGCCTGGAAAAGATGGATCGTGAGAAACAGAAAAAGTTGGAGAAGGAGAGGATGGAGAAAGAGCGTGCTGAAATGGCAATTAATGAAAGGGATAGCGATATTGTAGAGGAGGAAGGTGATGGGCCTCGGTTGCCACGCAAGAGCAAATTT gacagtgatgatgaggATGGTGAAGATGGTGCCGGCGAGGATGGCGAATTGGGGAGGAGGCTGGAGTTTGGCGGTAGAAGTTCTCCTCCTGTTCAAGAAGACCAAAGCGAACCAGAAATGACAGAAGAGGAGAGAGAGTTTCAGCTG ATGGTGATGACTAAAACTCTTCTCACCGAAGTCCTCCTTGAAGTCACAAATGAGGAGATATCCCAAGTGGCTAAAGAGGCTCATCGCAAAGCCACTAAAG CTCCTGCAAAACAGCTGGCACAGTCAAATGCACTGGCTTCTCTAACCGGCCTTG GAGGGCTGGGTGAGTACGGCTCGGACGAGAGTGAGGATGAGGAGCGGAGCGCAAAGGGGTCTGATTCATCAGACACAGATGATGAGGAGCTGCAGCACCGCATTCGCCAGAAACAGGATGCCTTCCGTCGCAAAGAGAGGGAGGAGCAGCAGCTGCAGGAGAGGCTGGCACTGGAGGTACAGACTATAAAAG atttggcatcGGACAGAGTGAGCAGAGAGAGGGCAGGTTATGAGGAGCAGACAGATTCTAAACACAAACAGGAAGTTAGGGAAAGGGAGGCGGAGCCTACAGTAGAGCGACGTAGGTCGCGTAGTGATGCTGAGGTCAGTGAGGTCAAACGGACAAGCAAAGAGCACACAGGGCGTAACGGAGGAAGTGCCAGCCCCTCGCCCAGTGAGCGACGTAGCCGTACCTCCAGCTCTAGCTCTTCCAGCAGCCGGTCATCCTCATCTTCCTCATCCTCCTCTCGCAGCTCCTCACGCTCCTCTTCTCCTAGAAGGAAAAGGCGACGCAGCCGCTCCACCTCTCGTGGGACTCGCAGGCGCAGCCGAAGTCGTAGCTCTCGCAGGCATCACTCAGAGCGCGACAAGGGTAGAGACAGGAGGCGGAGCAGCCGCACGCACAGCACTGAACGTTCCTCTCGACACAGGAAGCGCAGCCATTCGCGGCAGCGCAGATCCAGCAGGGGTCGCAGGAGTCGGTCCAAAGCCAGTCGCAGCCGCAGCAGAGAGAGGCGGCGCAGCAGGGACCGCAGGCGCAGCCGCAGTCGTAGTACGAGCCGCAACAGGCGGAAACAGAAAGCCTCCAGCAAGGACAGAGACAGGAGGAAAGAGAGGAGCCGGAGCCATGAaaaggagaagaagaaaaaagagaagGAAGTAGATAAAAAGAAAGACAAGCAGAAGGGCAAGGAAAAAGAGGTCGAGGGCAGTTCAGCAAGGGATGAGGAAGACGATGGCAAATCAAAGCGGAGAAAGGAGAGCGAGAGGACTGACTCTCACAGTGAGAGGTTTTCCCGGCAAGACAGCAAATCTAGCAGGAAAGGCTCCGCCAAAGCTAGCAAGAAGTATTCCGATTCAGAGTCCAGCAGGAGCAGGTCCCCTTCCCCTGAGGTTAGCAAAGAAAAAAAGTCTAAGAAATCAAAACGTAGTCGATCAAGGTCAACGGAAAGATCTCACAAGTCTGGTAAGAAGGCAAGCCGCAAACACAAGTCTAAGTCACGATCAAG GTCTCCGTCTCCCAGCCGTCGCAAGCGTTGA
- the coq3 gene encoding ubiquinone biosynthesis O-methyltransferase, mitochondrial, protein MYSKKFARLAFGLLAESTFISRLTRNVSSKVKPLRSLCSWTVCQHHRQKNLLSNGLTRLNVRTVSRSTLDPAEVRKFQAMASKWWDLQGDFSALHSMNDLRVPFIRDNLLNVHGIQQLGKPLTGLRILDVGCGGGVLSEPLGRLGADVLGIDPVEDSVRTAELHSSYDPELWERVRYQACTLEDLAEEEVEGFHAVVASEVVEHLADLDAFASCCLQVLKPGGSLFITTINKTNLSYVFGIVAAEQLLRIVPSGTHDWEKFISPEDLERLLESFGFYVEAIRGMMYNPLTGAWSWQQSTAINYALHAVKRKEEPQPDRVWAETENLDELGRAARYS, encoded by the exons ATGTACTCCAAGAAATTTGCACGATTAGCTTTTGGGCTGTTAGCAGAATCAACGTTTATAAGCCGGTTAACCAGAAATGTGTCCTCTAAAGTGAAACCTTTGCGGTCTCTGTGCAGCTGGACAGTGTGTCAGCATCACCGACAGAAGAATCTGCTGTCAAACGG CTTGACCCGTCTAAATGTCCGCACGGTTTCCCGGAGTACTCTCGACCCCGCCGAGGTACGGAAGTTTCAGGCCATGGCGAGCAAGTGGTGGGACTTGCAGGGCGATTTTTCAGCCCTGCACTCCATGAATGACCTGAGAGTGCCTTTCATACG GGATAATTTGTTGAATGTGCACGGCATCCAGCAGTTGGGCAAACCTCTGACTGGGCTCAGAATACTGGACGTTGGCTGTGGTGGAGGCGTGCTAAGTGAG CCACTAGGGAGGCTAGGAGCAGATGTCCTGGGAATTGACCCAGTGGAGGATAGTGTGCGGACCGCAGAGCTGCACTCCTCCTACGATCCCGAATTGTGGGAGAGAGTTCGCTATCAGGCCTGCACCCTGGAAGACCTCGCTGAGGAGGAAGTCGAGGGATTTCATGCCGTAGTGGCATCTGAGGTGGTGGAACATCTGGCTGACCTGGATGCCTTTGCCAGCTGCTGCCTGCAGGTGTTGAAG CCTGGTGGCTCTCTTTTCATTACCACTATTAACAAAACCAACCTGTCCTACGTTTTTGGGATTGTGGCAGCGGAGCAGCTTTTAAGAATTGTACCGAGTGGCACTCATGACTGGGAGAAATTCATCAGCCCAGAGGATCTGGAGCGACTGCTGGAGTCTT TTGGTTTCTACGTGGAGGCTATCAGAGGCATGATGTACAATCCTCTCACAGGAGCATGGAGCTGGCAGCAGAGCACTGCCATCAACTACGCTTTGCATGCAGTCAAACGCAAAGAAGAGCCTCAGCCTGACCGGGTCTGGGCTGAGACTGAGAATCTGGATGAGCTAGGCCGAGCCGCAAGATACAGTTGA